Proteins from a single region of Shinella zoogloeoides:
- the nth gene encoding endonuclease III, with amino-acid sequence MDSVKTRKKTPSAPPRRKAPARVKSLYSQDELKEMFRRFSIQRPEPKGELEHVNPFTLVVAVALSAQATDAGVNKATRALFKIADTPEKMLDLGEEKVREYIKTIGLYRNKAKNVIALSRMLVERFGSEVPRTREELVMLPGVGRKTANVVLSMAFGHATMAVDTHIFRIANRLLLAPGKTPDEVEDKLMRIVPDEYLYHAHHWLILHGRYCCKARKPECEHCVIADLCKSPEKTCDVPAPLVELPAQMFGPTP; translated from the coding sequence ATGGACAGCGTGAAGACCCGGAAGAAAACGCCCTCGGCGCCGCCGCGCCGCAAGGCGCCCGCGCGGGTGAAAAGCCTCTATTCGCAGGACGAGCTGAAGGAGATGTTCCGGCGCTTCTCCATCCAGCGGCCGGAACCCAAGGGCGAGCTGGAGCATGTGAACCCGTTCACGCTCGTCGTCGCCGTGGCGCTTTCCGCGCAGGCGACGGATGCCGGCGTCAACAAGGCGACGCGCGCGCTCTTCAAGATCGCCGACACGCCGGAGAAGATGCTTGATCTCGGCGAGGAGAAGGTCCGCGAATACATCAAGACCATCGGCCTCTACCGCAACAAGGCCAAGAACGTCATCGCGCTCAGCCGGATGCTGGTCGAGCGCTTCGGCAGCGAAGTGCCACGCACCCGCGAGGAACTGGTGATGCTGCCCGGCGTCGGCCGCAAGACGGCCAATGTCGTGCTCTCCATGGCCTTCGGGCATGCGACGATGGCGGTCGACACGCATATCTTCCGCATCGCCAACCGGCTGCTCCTCGCCCCCGGCAAGACGCCGGACGAGGTGGAGGACAAGCTGATGCGCATCGTCCCCGACGAATATCTCTACCACGCCCACCACTGGCTGATCCTGCATGGGCGGTACTGTTGCAAGGCGCGCAAGCCGGAATGCGAGCACTGCGTCATCGCCGATCTCTGCAAGTCGCCGGAAAAGACCTGCGACGTGCCCGCCCCGCTGGTCGAGCTGCCGGCGCAGATGTTCGGCCCTACGCCCTGA
- a CDS encoding TetR/AcrR family transcriptional regulator: MARSNKERTEATRLALIEAARRLFVEKGYAETATPDIVGEAGVTRGALYHHFEDKKALFRAVLEREAQAVAERIEAVSVPAGTPREALLLGASAYFDAMAAPGRTRLLLLEAPAVLGFEGAGAIERDNAESTLETGLSALLGPDVEAGKLVALTGLLSAAFDRAAIAIEAGGDRKAYEGAIAALLDGLRA, encoded by the coding sequence ATGGCGCGCAGCAACAAGGAACGCACCGAGGCGACGCGCCTCGCTTTGATTGAGGCTGCCCGGCGGCTTTTTGTGGAAAAGGGTTATGCGGAGACGGCGACGCCCGACATCGTGGGGGAAGCCGGGGTGACGCGGGGCGCGCTCTACCACCATTTCGAGGACAAGAAGGCGCTCTTCCGCGCCGTTCTGGAGCGCGAGGCGCAAGCCGTGGCGGAGCGCATCGAGGCCGTGTCGGTGCCGGCCGGCACGCCGCGCGAGGCGCTGCTTCTCGGCGCGTCGGCCTATTTCGACGCCATGGCGGCACCCGGCCGCACGCGCCTTCTGCTTCTCGAAGCCCCCGCCGTGCTCGGCTTCGAGGGGGCAGGGGCAATCGAACGGGACAATGCCGAAAGCACGCTCGAAACGGGGCTGTCCGCCTTGCTGGGGCCGGATGTCGAGGCGGGGAAACTCGTGGCGCTCACCGGCCTTCTCTCCGCCGCCTTCGACCGCGCGGCCATCGCCATCGAGGCCGGCGGCGACCGCAAGGCCTATGAGGGGGCGATCGCCGCCCTGCTGGATGGGCTCAGGGCGTAG